A single genomic interval of Lynx canadensis isolate LIC74 chromosome A2, mLynCan4.pri.v2, whole genome shotgun sequence harbors:
- the LOC115509379 gene encoding GTPase IMAP family member 7-like — protein MAYPQDNTLRIVLVGKTGSGKSATANTILGSRVFESRVAPHAVTSSCQRASQEWKGRKLFVVDTPGLFHTKDTLDTTCREISQCVLYSCPGPHAIVLVLQLGRYMNEEQKTVALIKALFGKPALKHMIILFTRKDNLEEQSLSDFLADADVKLRNIISECGNRYCAFNNRASEAEKEAQVQELVELIEEMVQSNGGDYFTDAIYEDTEKRLKQQAKVLRKIYTDQLNNEIKLVEKEYAHKSQEEREEKVKSLKRKYAEQTKNIREEAEKGIFEHVLNVIMWVLPKIWYMFW, from the coding sequence ATGGCGTACCCTCAGGACAACACTCTGAGGATTGTACTAGTGGGGAAAACTGGAAGTGGGAAGAGCGCAACGGCCAACACCATCCTGGGGAGTAGAGTCTTTGAGTCTAGAGTTGCTCCCCATGCTGTCACCTCCAGCTGTCAAAGAGCATCCCAGGAATGGAAGGGGAGGAAACTTTTTGTTGTTGACACCCCAGGGCTCTTTCACACCAAGGACACCCTGGATACTACATGCAGGGAAATCAGCCAGTGTGTCCTCTACTCCTGCCCTGGGCCTCATGCCATCGTGTTGGTCCTCCAGCTGGGCCGCTACATGAATGAAGAGCAGAAGACCGTGGCATTGATCAAGGCTCTCTTTGGGAAGCCAGCCTTGAAGCACATGATCATATTGTTCACTCGCAAAGATAACTTGGAGGAGCAGAGCCTGAGTGACTTCTTAGCAGATGCAGATGTGAAACTAAGAAACATCATCAGCGAGTGTGGTAACCGCTACTGTGCCTTCAACAACAGAGCCTCAGAGGCCGAGAAGGAAGCTCAAGTGCAGGAGCTGGTGGAGCTGATAGAGGAGATGGTGCAGAGCAACGGAGGGGATTACTTTACTGATGCCATTTACgaggacacagagaagaggcTGAAGCAACAGGCAAAAGTCCTGAGGAAGATCTACACTGatcaattaaataatgaaattaaactagTAGAAAAGGAATATGCTCATAAATCACAGGAAGAACgggaggaaaaagtaaaatctcTAAAGAGGAAGTAtgctgaacaaacaaaaaatatcagAGAAGAAGCTGAGAAGGGCATATTTGAACATGTTTTAAATGTGATTATGTGGGTGCTTCCAAAAATATGGTATATGTTTTGGTAG